The window CAACACCTTTATATCACACCCTCACACAACATcataaaagtaaaagcaaaagcAATAACCCACACACAACATACCGCagtttcctctctctttctcacgcTAACACAACAAACAAAGATCCTTCCtttgtaccaaaaaaaataatgtcctCCAACCCACCtttctttactttcttcttAGTTTTCTTCCTCTCAATTCTCTTGCCCACTTTTCTGGGTCTTCCCAACCCGGACCCGGCTTCAATCCAATCATTCCTCCCAAACCCATCTCCACAAGCAACAATTCCTGCATTCCCTGAACAATCCAATGTAGTTGGGTGCCCATTAGACCTCCCAGATGAGCTTTTCCATGGCATAAACACTGCTTGTAGTGCCACCGATGGTCAGCTCCATCATAGCCGATGCTGTCCTGTACTTGCTGCTTGGCTCTACTCAGCTTACTCTTCCACAGCCCTTGGAAGAGCAAGTAGAGTTAGCAGCACAGCCAATAGCACCACCCCATCCTATGACATGCCACTTCTGCCTGATGATTCAGAAACATGTGTGGAGGACTTGGGAAAAGCACTCAAGGGAAGAGGAATTGAGTTAACAAGACCCAATGAGACTTGTGACTTGGTGTACTGTTATTGTGGAATAAGGTTACACCCATTGAGTTGTCCTGAAGCTTTTTCAGTGAACCAGCAAGGGAAGCTTGTTGGGGATGAGAATGTGAAGAGGTTAGAGAAAGATTGCTTGAGTAGTAGCACCAATGTGAATGAATTCCCAGGTCTTGGTGGGTGCTCCAAGTGCTTGAATAGTCTCTATCTGGTAAGTGCTTCTTTTCTCAAATTGGTTAGTTGTTTCAtaacattctctctctttcttttctttttttggttccaTCTtcgtttgttttgatttgtacTTACAATGACTGAAGAGAATGAAACTCTTTTTCTGGGTTAGGACTTAGGAGTCTTTCTCAATGTTTGGTATTTGGGAAAGTTTGTCCtgctttttcttcattttgattacTGTGTCAAACTCTAGCCTTTAAGGTGTAATTATTCTAGACGCGCCATGAGAGCGAGTCTATTGCTTGTCGGGCTCGGtaacaaaaagaagaatttgATGATGGACCAACGCTACCTTATCTTAAACCTAGGAGCTGCCAAAATAGATGAATTTTTTAAGATAAAGAAATCGAATCAAAGTTTGGCCTATATTTCTATTTCTAGAatatagaaataataaatacCTCAAATTATAGTCTCATAAAATATAACCCCGAATTGTTTTGTATCTCATTTCAGTTTCAATGTaatttcctattaaaaaaaaaaaaaaaaatcacaatgtgATGAGAAAACAAAAGGATGAAAAAAGAGTAGTTTTTTACACGCGCTAAAACGCGAGTTGGAATGTATCTATAATTTAGGCTTACTGTTATTTTAACCGTTGTTTATCGGATTACCCGCGagtttctcacttttttttgttttttttcataatCAAAAACTGTAGACAGGAACGCTGGACACAACTCGTACGCCTCAATCACATTGTGGCATTTTATATGTCCATAGACACGCATGCatcaattatctttttttttggttgtaacaTGTATCAATAATTATACATTGGATACTATGTTTAATGGTTTTAATTGGTCCAAAACCAGTTTAAACTTCATTATAGACAACATGTTCTGTGCAATCTTAACAGTGTGTATTCTTGTacgattttatttttaacagtTTATTTGTACAGTGCATCATTTGTCATACCAAATATGAACTTTGGAACTAAAGGCAAACTCATGAGATCTTATCCACAACATATGTCGTAGCCTATTACACATCTTTTTCACTGTTTTGCTGACAGTAGGTAACAGAAACTTGTGCAATCTAGTGTTTGATTTGTACTTctaatggttttattttatttttaatttttaattggcaAATTAATCTGGTTGTTATTTTCAAGTTCACTAAGCTTTTCaatatgcattttgtttatttatcctgtcaattattattttttttaaaattaatctaattgtttgttagtttaatcatttttaattattagtttaaATTGCAAGATAGATTTGTACATAATTAAGAAATTCCCAATTTCTAATTGTTTCTAATCAATTTTTGGCATATTGCAATgacattgttaaaattttttagctaGTTTCTACAATTTAATCCTGGTCTCCAAAGTACAGCATCAACATTCTTAGTTTCTTACATACTCATTGTTTTTTCTGTTCTTAAATACGTGTTGGTTAGATGACTTAATTCACTGTAAGAATAGGCTTTTATAAAGAACTGAATCTGCAGCTTTAAAATAGATTGTGATGTTGCACCTACtaaattttggtcatttagaACTTCATTCACCAAACATCTGTTTGTCCAATCAGTGGTCAtaaatgatgttttctaattaaaacaataattttatgtagcttaacaaaaagaaaactttcAATTCAAGCAAATCAGAGGACAGGACCACCAAAATGCACAACAAAGATTGTCAACTAATGGGTATGACATGGCTCCTTGCCAAGAATCGAACGGCATACATTCACACAGTTTCAGCAGTCTTACGAGCTATCATGTTGAGCAAAGATGGTTCCGATCCCCAGTCGTGCACTCTCAACAGCGATGGAATGCCTCTAGCCGTTGATTCGTATGAAATCTCCAGTCATTCATCATCAAACACCCTTAGAGCACCCATTTTCAGCATGTTATCATTTTGTTTGCTATATATGTTTTGCATTGTATTGTCCACCCATTTTTACTAGAGCTGTAGATTAGAAGCTTCCACTGGAAAGTTTTAACTGCTACATTTTGTAGTTCTTGTACTCTATTCTGTTCCTGGTAATTAATATGACATGCCCAGTTTCTACTTTGTGTCTGTTGGTGTAATGTAGTGTAGGTAAATTGGAAtgtgttggtttttgttttggggtttTCTGAGGATAGAAGATAAGGCTTTCCGTCcatatttgaaagaaaatcttgaaGTGGGCCTCCAATAACATGTGCTATAGAGACTACTGCTTTGCTTTGGAGAGACCAATTGTTCATAAATGGTTAACTTGTTTGGTGTCATTATTTTGGGACAGTTGTGTGTCACGGGAAAATTTATGGAATGTCAACGTCTCCCATACAAATACAAGTCACAACAACGGATGGATCTTTATCTTCTATGGTTTTTATATGCAGAAGATGAAGGATTGGGTTATTGGCAAATTGGCTGCCCACTGACCAGGACAAACAAAAATGTTCTATATCATTCGAATTTTTCACGCATCtataggattttttattttatttttttattttaattttttaaaatttatttatttatttatagatacGGTAGAATTTAAATTGATGACGTTCACTTCATGATAACTTCTCTTATTATCAAGTTAAGACACTTACCACCTGCTTCCAACTTTTCTCcaccaaagaaaaagagagaacaatttttttttaatatttttaattcttgtCTAATTTTGTATCATGTGTCAAGGGCAGTAAATGAATCAAGTTTTGTCGAATATTGAATGTTTAAGCTCAGCTcgacaataaatataaaatgttcaagTTTGGCTTGAGCTTGAACCAAGCTTATAAACTATGTTTGAGTTTGAACTTGTCAGAAAGTCTAAAAACTTGAGCTTGGTTTAATTCATTAATCAAGTCGAGCTCAAGCTCGAACTCAAACTACATATCAAGCTTTGAGTTGAAGATCCAATATAGGTATATTATCAAGCTCATTTGGTTTGAAAATGTGATCTCTACTCCCAATTAATTAAATGCTTagtaaaatatgagtttatttttcaagatcaaatcaaatttattaCCAAGCCTATAATGCAGTCTAAgctcatattattatttttattttttattgagctCTATTGTTCACAACATTGTTcatgaactttttatttttttatttttatgctgttgttgttgttgttctccTAAAATTAAGGCTCAAGCTTGACtcgtttataaacaaacaaacaaacatgaatgaGTTTTTATCGAgtcaaatccaatttttttaagaacaatttgaTTCATTTATAACCCTAACCTgtccaatttatttttcttaactaTGGTGTTAAGTGACCTAGTCATAATTTTCAGCATGAAAGCCAACACAATAACCTCACTCACCTAGGTAAGACCACTTCATCATTATTACCACTATTGAATATTTTTGTGGAAATATGGAAtacaaatttaatttatataatctaAAAGCTAAAGAGTAGCATTTAATATTGCTACATTCCCGTTGAGCCACACTAGTAGACATCATTACCATTCTTTTTCCTGAATTtctcatataattttaaaatacttttcctaaattttaaaatactcttaaaaggaaaatgattCACAGCCCTATCTCCACCATAAAGTCCAAtatttataactttaaaaaTTCAAAGGACCTGAAATTATAGTCATTAATATCAACATCagttatttttaaactttttttatgtTCATAATTTGATTAAGGTTCTTTTCTGGAAATCATCTTAAAAAAAGTGTTCAGGTGTTTATGTTAGATATGGTGTTCATTTTATTGGTTGTAATTTAAATGCCACAGACGATCTCTATGTGAAATGGCACCTTCTACTTTGGTTGTAAGAATAACTGAATAAGGTGGAAGAGAGTGAAATCGTGGATTCATGATCTAGTATACTAAAAAGGGCCTGGAAAGTTTCTAAGAGCATCCGTAGCAAATGTtccaaaaattatgtcattttaccacatcaaatgcctgctttattattttaccacatcattttacaacatctcatttatcagatgttttataattcaattctatacattaaaataatatttactacacattaaaataatatttactactcatcaacacaataaacaaacaacaaataatataccACATATCTTCCGTACCGTGGCAAATTTGCCACGGTACTGttcaatgttgcaaaaaaaaaacaatatcccaCATCTACTAAATGGGCTAAAATTGGgtttggtgtgggatatgtgccaaatatttagcatttggcacatatcccacatctagTGTGGGTGCTCTAAAAAAGGGGGTCTGGAATTTAATTAAGGTTTGATATAAATCAAAGTCTCTATTCACAAGATTTTAATTGAACATTTATTTGCCTTGGCTTTAATTCAATCCGGATCTCAAAcctttgttgttcttgttgtttattataaagtttatgaaattgaaaaaaaaaaaaaaaaaaaaaaacgtgtgaGAAgtttttacatattcatctattaatttttttttgaaaaagttcaTCTACTTAATTTAGGTGTTTATAACTatagaattaaataataattcatgcaaaaccaaaaatagcaaaaattgTCTATACATATTCATCATGGATGATTTTAACTTTACATTTAACtttgcatttatatattcatatgctttaatttagatatttataactaaacaatgaaatttatgaataaaataattaaaacaattatCTTTCTACTCTTAAAAAagtcacaaattttatttttaatttttttacatgtccatggaaattcattaaaaaaaactttttttttgctgaaaaaaaaaaaaaaaaaactttgacacACCACTAACCTAACCACTAAatacattaaatttaaaaaataaggccATTATTACTTCAATTACAACCAAATCATTAATTGATTAAGACCAAACTAGATAAATTTCTTTGTATTCccttgaaaaatcagaaaaaaaaaaaaaaaaaaaaaccctttcacATGCTACTAACGTAACCACATATATAACTATTTTGATGAGTTTTATGTCTAATTCTTATTGATAACCATACCATACAAATTACAACTAGTAAGAGATCGTACTTTACAACATTAGAGACAGAGCTTCCAACTACAAGATATTGGGAAAACAAATTTTCCTTATGTATAAGGTATGTATACTAAGATGAATGAAGATCATTGCAAATTTTAGATATGTATATcgttgaatttttattatgcCACTTCCATTCTAACAATAGTTTCACTCAATCGGGTCCAACTAATGACTATATTATCAGTTTCAAAAACGAGCTACAATCTCATCAAGCAACTTTCGAATAAAAATGAGAATTGGAAAGTAAGAGTCAGACTTTGTTGAATGTGGGAAGCTGTCAACGAAAAAATCTTGAACTAATCAATTTGGACATGGTTCTTATAGATGAACAAGTTAGATTTgaattaagaatttattttgtcatATATTCTTTAAGATATTGACAccttaaaaactaaaattgtgaCTAACAAATTACTTCTTTAACTAGCAGGATGATACTATACATGCTACCATTCAAAAAACCAATGTTGAGAATTTTCAGCCACAACTACAAAAAGGACAATTATATTCAGTGCCCATCCTTCAAGTAGATATATACTAACAAGCAAAAAGATAGTTATCGGCCTATaagtaaagagagaaaaataaactttcTACATTAAATAGTTATTGAGGAGCTAAAAGAGGCTGAAGTTAGTATCTCTCGgcataaatttgaatttattgattgCAAACAATTGTGGAACACTttgacaataacaaaaatttgacAAGTAGCCTAAAAAgtctcaaatttattttaaaataaattatgtttcaAATTACTTAATGAACTATATTTGTTGCAGACATCATTGGAAAGATGGTGTTGGACTACTAGAAAATAATGTTCATGTTCAAAGATCGACTGTCCCAATGAAAAATATAAGTATCATAAATCCAGAGTGAACTTTATAATGCACATATGGATTTGTTGTATAATactacttcaaagttcaaagtcTTTATGGCTTACATATTTGTTTGCCTCAGAGAAATCAAAATAAGAATTACTCTCTAAGGACTAACatcaaatgaaattaaggaaaatttttaCGCCAACAATCCAGGACCCTTTGTCATAATAGTGACATTTACTATTGTGAAAACATTTAGaggtaataatttttttttaaacatatctattaatttagataattaacatatttttattaagtataGGATTTCTCATCTACAAGTGCAACGAAAGTGTACATCAATTTAGAAATACCTGAAATTGCAACCTTGATTGATagatgtttatatatatatatatatatatatatatttttttttttcccataccATACTTTTACtctaattgattaattttttaaaataatcctaATACATTAATTTAGTACAATAACAATCTTCATATCAAATAATTGTTAgctatgttttaattttaatcttcTATCATGAAAGAAATGTAGAAAATACTCAAATTGAAGGAATTCCTCTACAACTCAAGGAAGAAATATTGCATGAAAAAAAGATCACAAAAAATAGAAGGATAATCAAGCAAATAATATCCTTGGAATGGGAGTTAGATGATCAGAtactcaacatttttttttccaataatattataccaataatatatttagttccatcaatatatatatatatatatatatagttttcaaTAAGCTtaacaaaaatgtaattttttttcttttatattgttGGAAATTGTATTCACATGCCTTGCAACAATAGAAAATATTGAAACAAACTTTGGATGGTACTTTATTGGATGCGCAAagtgcaacaaaaaaataaaatcttaaaataatttttggtgcAGCAATTGCAAAAGTAactttgattttcaaattccaaggtaaaatataaattacataAAGTCACGTGGGATCCAATTAAAATAGGGGATAAAAACCCATGATACACATCTTAAATCATAATTCAAACATTATATTAAAAGaatttaactcaattggtaagtATTAATTTCATCATGTTTTTAACGGAGTTATCCATGGTTCAAATGAATCAAATCCCCTACTccctactaaaaaaaaagaaaaaaaaaaaagtaagaatacTGTTTTAGAGGAGGAAATGTGAAATAATGCTATGAACTACGTCACATTTGTcctttttttgaggttttgtttttcttccatTCAAGTATGAGTATTGGATTtctttgaatgttttttttataaaaagaggatatgttattttaaaaaaatatttgcatgTTTATAATGATAGCGTGTTAAGCCTAACACCAAAAAGTTTAGagatttgtttattgtttttggaGTCTCACATCGATTAAAAAAGACATAATTCTTGTTGAGAATATTAGTCTCACGttaataagaaaaatagaaaataggtAAGGATGCGTGATAGTTCATATAAATAGGATTTTGGTGTAGCTTTTTATCGGGTATGTGAGATGGAAGACAAAGTTTTGTATAATGTGTTAATGTGACAGCACCTTTTTGTATATTGAGGTTTGTGTTCGTTTATGTTGTGAGCTTT of the Quercus robur chromosome 10, dhQueRobu3.1, whole genome shotgun sequence genome contains:
- the LOC126701997 gene encoding uncharacterized GPI-anchored protein At4g28100, yielding MSSNPPFFTFFLVFFLSILLPTFLGLPNPDPASIQSFLPNPSPQATIPAFPEQSNVVGCPLDLPDELFHGINTACSATDGQLHHSRCCPVLAAWLYSAYSSTALGRASRVSSTANSTTPSYDMPLLPDDSETCVEDLGKALKGRGIELTRPNETCDLVYCYCGIRLHPLSCPEAFSVNQQGKLVGDENVKRLEKDCLSSSTNVNEFPGLGGCSKCLNSLYLLNKKKTFNSSKSEDRTTKMHNKDCQLMGMTWLLAKNRTAYIHTVSAVLRAIMLSKDGSDPQSCTLNSDGMPLAVDSYEISSHSSSNTLRAPIFSMLSFCLLYMFCIVLSTHFY